From Hirundo rustica isolate bHirRus1 chromosome 1, bHirRus1.pri.v3, whole genome shotgun sequence, a single genomic window includes:
- the PTGR3 gene encoding prostaglandin reductase 3 has product MSFSAKSGALLSSRAARWWWRQQPSCAAAAPAWSCFGGSWSRPILDMSYSRHFVDFQGSSIPSSMKKLVVTKLSQNFREAVTLQQDSPVPLPGDGDLLVRNRFVGINASDINYSAGRYDASVKPPFDIGFEGVGEVVGLGLSASADFTVGQAVAYVKAGSFAEYTVVPARQAVPLPSVKPEFLTLMVSGATAYLSLKELGDLSEGQKVLVTAAAGGTGQFAVQLAKKAKCHVIGTCSSDGKGGFLKSIGCDHTINYKTENVGSVLRKDYPEGVDVVYESVGGKMFDLALDALAIKGRLIVIGFIAGYQNPTGLQPIKAELLPAKLLKKSASVRGFFLSHYLSDYKMALQHLLKMYERGDLVCEVDFGDMSPEGKFTGLESVFRAVDYMYMGKNIGKIVVELPHSVSSKL; this is encoded by the exons ATGAGTTTTAGCGCGAAAAGCGGCGCTTTGCTGAGCTCCCGGGCAGCGCGGTGGTGGTGGCGGCAGCAGCCATCCTGCGCCGCGGCGGCTCCCGCCTGGTCCTGCTTCGGTGGCAGCTGGTCGCGGCCGATCCTGGACATGTCCTACTCCCGTCACTTTGTGGATTTCCAGGGCTcgtccatccccagctccatgaAGAAGCTGGTGGTGACTAAGCTGAGCCAAAACTTCAGGGAAGCGGTCACCCTGCAGCAGGACTCGCCCGTGCCGCTCCCGGGAGACGGAGACCTCCTGGTCAGGAACAG aTTTGTCGGCATTAATGCATCCGATATAAACTACTCGGCCGGTCGATATGACGCTTCAGTTAAACCCCCCTTTGATATAGGCTTTGAAGGTGTCGGTGAAGTGGTAGGGTTAGGACTCAGTGCTAGTGCAGATTTCACAGTGGGTCAAGCTGTGGCCTACGTGAAAGCAGGTTCCTTTGCTGAATACACAGTTGTGCCTGCCAGACAAGCAGTCCCTCTGCCCTCCGTGAAACCCGAGTTTCTCACTTTAATGGTAAGTGGTGCAACTGCATACCTCAGTTTGAAAGAGCTGGGGGACCTGTCTGAAGGCCAGAAGGTTCTGGTGACAGCAGCGGCTGGAGGAACGGGCCAGTTCGCTGTGCAGCttgcaaagaaagcaaaatgccACGTCATTGGAACCTGCTCCAGTGATGGAAAGGGTGGCTTTCTGAAATCCATTGGCTGTGACCATACCATCAactataaaactgaaaatgtcgGCTCTGTGCTTAGGAAGGACTATCCTGAAGGTGTGGATGTGGTGTATGAATCTGTTGGGGGAAAGATGTTTGACTTGGCTCTCGATGCCTTGGCTATCAAAGGGCGCCTGATAGTTATTGGGTTTATCGCTGGCTACCAAAACCCCACTGGCCTTCAGCCCATTAAAGCGGAGTTACTGCCAGCAAAACTGTTGAAGAAGTCTGCTAGCGTCCGAGGTTTCTTCTTGAGCCATTACCTTTCTGACTACAAAATGGCTCTGCAGCATTTGCTCAAGATGTATGAAAGAGGAGACCTGGTTTGTGAGGTGGACTTTGGAGACATGTCTCCGGAGGGCAAGTTCACTGGCTTGGAATCTGTATTCCGTGCTGTAGATTACATGTACATGGGAAAAAACATTGGAAAAATTGTAGTTGAATTACCTCACTCTGTCAGCAGTAAGCTGTAA